The region CTGATCCCGAACCACTGGCGCTGGACCTGGTCGAGGTGCTGCGCACAGACCAGCAACTCGCTGAAGAAGCCTCTCCATGCGAACATGAATGCTATCAAACACCTGTGAATTTCGAGCCTCCCAAAGAGCATAAACCCAGGTTTGAAACACGGTTATATGCTCTTCTTCCGCCATCGATAGGAAAGCAATAACCAGCTCCAACATGGACGAAAACTGGTCCACGCGCACAGCCAGGGGAGATGCAAACCAAAGCGGCTGCACCGCTGGGAAACGAACCAGAACATGATCAGAAGTTTCGGGCTCTGAACTATAAAAAGGGCAAACATCATCTGAATCCACTCCACGGACCCTCAAGCTATGCCTCACCGGTAGAACTCCTTTGATAACTCTCCAAGCCAATTCTTTGCAACGAGGCAACGCATCTGTTCTCCAAAAAAATTTCCACAAGGGAGGTGGCAACGTGACAGCACGAGATGAGGAAGGAGCATCCTCATGAGTCAAAACCTGTAACAACTTGTAACCAGATTTGCAACTATACTTGCCATTCATAGTATAAGGCCAAAATAAGCAATCCTCACCTTGGAACATAGGAAGTGGAACCTCCAAAATATGCTTCACTGTATTTGGTGCAAAAACAAGCTCCAAAAGAGGTATATTCCAACCACCATTGGGCTGTACAATTAAACCAAAAACAGTTTTAATACCCCATTCAGTTACTAAGTCATCCCTAAACAGGAGATGGGTGCCTTGGGGAAGCCAGTTATCCTGCCATATATGGACCAATTTCCCATCTCCAATCCGCCACCTGGCACCCTTctcaaaaatacatttttatttcaaaatactTGACCATGCATAGCTAGGCTGGTACCCTTTCCTGGCATCCCAAATATTATTCCTGGGAAAATACACCGCTTTAAAGACTTGAGCAAGCAAAGAGGAAGGCTGAGAGTGAATACGCCACCAGTTCTTTCCTACCAGAGACAAATTAAAAGATTTAAAGTCCCGGAACCCCAGACCACCATCGTTCTTATGCCGGCACATGGTACTCCACTTAACCCAATGAAGCCCTCGACGGGTAGCATCACCGCCCCAAAAGAAATTGGCAATCATAGCATCTATTTCTGCACaaagcttatcaggcagaaCAAAACAAGACATAACATAAAATTGAATAGCTTGAGCAACATATTTGATTAGAACCTCTATGCCAGCACGGGAGAGGAACTTCTCTTTCCAGCCCTTTAGCTTCTTCCAAACTCTAtccttaacaaaattaaatatctGAGACTTAGACTTACCAATAATGGTTGGAAGTCCCAAATATTTATCAAAACTCTCCACGGCCTTAACACCCAACAACTGTTTAAGCTCATTGAAACTATTATCAAGCACATTACGGCTAACCGAGAGCATTGATTTGTCAAGATTTATAACCTGTCCTGACGCCATTTCATAAGTATTAAGAATACCAGAGATGCAGTTCGCCTCCTGAACAGTAGCCCTAGCAAATAAGATGCTATCATCAGCAACAGTAAATGAGATATCACAGGAGCCTTAGGGCTACCTTTAAACCATGCAGAGAACCTGTAAATATAGCTTTCTGAATCAGAGCAGAAAATACTTCTCCACAAAGGATAAAAAGATATGGTGACAGTGGGTCCCCTTGCCTGAGGCCTCTGTGAGGAACAAAAGATGGCTGAGGGTTCCCGTTTAACATAATAGAAAAATTAACAAATGAAACACATCTCATAATTAAATTCACACTATATTCTGGGAAACCCATACTCTGAAGCACACCGCTCAGAAAAGACCATGCCACACGGTCATAAGTTTTAGACATGTCTAATTTCAAAGCCATCATGCCCTTCCGGCCAGTAATTCTTTTCTTCATGTAGTGAAAACACTCAAAGGCTACCAGGGCATTATCTGTAATCAGACGGCCCGGGACAAAAGCACTTTCAGTGTTGCAAATCAAATCCGGCAAAATAATCTTCAATCTATTCGCAATAGTTTttgtaataattttaaataaaacattaCACAAGCCAATCGGCCTGAACTGCGTAGCATGATCAGGCTTCTTAACTTTAGGTATTAAAACCAACagagtattattaatattaccTGGTGAGACAGATCCATTGAGCATATGTAAACAGAACTGGGCAACATCATCCCCAATAAGATCCCAATGCCTTTGATAAAAAAGAGCGGGAAAATCATCCAAGCCCGGGGCTTTCGTGGGGTGCATCTGAAACAAAGCTTCCTCCACTTTTTGTTTCGTGAACGGTTCTGATAACACCTCCAAATGAACAACTGTAATCATGTTGCCAACAAGCGCTGTTGCTTCCTGCACCCCTGACGGAGAGGAACTAGTGAACAAACCAGCAAAGTACTCCCCCAATACTCGACCAATACTCGGATTATCAACAAATTCTCTGCGACCATCATCCTTAATCTTCTCAATCATATTCCTCTTTCGCCTCAGAGTAGCCTTTTGATGAAAAATTTTGGTATTTCTATCACCAAATTTCAACCAATTCGCTCTGGACCTCTGACTCCACCAAATTTCCTGCTGGTTAATCAATTTGTCTAACTCTCTCTTGGCCTCCTTAGTTTGCTCCACCACCTGATCGGTTTGTATTTGCTGTTGGAGCTTCTGAAGTAGAGCCTTCGTGTAAGAAATTTTCTTTGGTATATCACCAAATTTTTCACGCCCCCACTCCTGGAGAGTCACTCCCAAAGAGCTCAATTTTGCCGTCAAGTTAGTAGGAGACCCATGGCACCAAGTCTCAGCCACAACCTCCTTACAATCCCCATCCTGCAGCCACAGTTCCTCAAAGCGAAACATCCTAGTCCTTCGCAATTCCTGTCGTAAACCCCTGGAACCGCAACATATGAGCAAAAGGTTATGATCAGAACGGTACCTGGGAAGATGAGTAACATTCATGACAGGCCCCGCCACGTCCCAAGTGTCATTAGCAAGGGCATAATCAAGCCTCTCCTCTATGGTGTCAGGAGTTACTCTTTTGTTCGACCAAGTAAATCTATAACCTGAAAAACCAACGTCATGTAAACCACAATTAGAGACAGTATTAAGCACTGTCTGCATATGCACAAGATCCGGAGGATCACCACCCAACTTATCAGTGGGGGACAAAATATCATTAAAGTCATCAAAGCATAACCAAGGGACACTACGGTCCAAGGGTTTAAGAGACTGGATTAATTGCCAAGTAAGTAGTTTATTTCTATCCTCCGGGAAACCATAGACGCCTAGCATATGCATAGGAGTAGAGCAATCTGGATGTTGCACGGAGAAAGCAATATGGTTCAGAGAAGCTGAAATAATGTCCACCTCCAACTCTAAGCTCCACATCAAGAACAAACTACCCGCTCTAGACCTTCCATAACCCGCACATTGAACAGGAAAAATATTTTGTAAACCACCCAAACCTTGTTTTCTTAAAACTTCAGACGCATACATCCTGGTCTCCAAAGCGAAGACCACATCGGGAGCTTTAGCATGGATTAGCCCTTTCAGGGCTAGAACTGCCTGTGGGGTCCCAAGCCCACGACAGTTCCACAGTAAAGTCTtcattgaggtgggcgggaCTGCTCCGCAGTCGCCGCCGATCCCAATCCATCATTTGAAACAATTTTCTTATAGGGGGGAGAaaactgtaacaccccaatttctcaactgaggagtcacattagtaacctaacaaagtctaaggaccaatctgcaatccctaaaaaccaagggaatttttttctgtaaaacaactaaacacttcggctaaaaggttggaaacataccataactttatttagataacttgtttcccgatatacagtaataatagtttacaataccataagtaaggttcagaataaacatgcgcactttaacagtggcggaagcaagactttaataacagagttctcataaagtaaaagagactccaacataatccacaagaagagaagcaaagctgcttctcatacctctactccaccgcttacaactcgatctccaactcgagtagctatgcatcggcggaaggatctccatcgcctaatagcgttaagcgcccaaacaacaagtagcaaatagaaagggttaactccatgcaattaccatgtataaaagagaaaaatcatgctgttcgaatttaattacctggcatggtaaataactagcaacataactcaactcatatatcaacaacttaaacataaattggactcagataataataacctcaacaatgtaacatcaaatcagatatcaataaaccaatacgaaaatccaacaacatagggtcaggtgttagttccctataatgcaactatatgctgctaacaaaatggatcgatcaatatcgtctctcaagacgggacaatgataggacacacctcctcatcgccacttataacgtcatacatgacgggacaatcataggacacacctcctaatcgccacttaacgtcacacaagacgggacaatcataggacacacctcctgatcgccacttagcatctcgcaagatgggacaatgataggacacacctcctcatcgccacttgactcaagccctatatgccaagtcagacaataacaaagcccacccaaggaccaatccaaagtaaccacatgttccatccactaggaagcagtaacgacagaaaccagtaaacggccgaagcctctcaaaaaaacattttccaaattcagcataataatcataatcatctgccaatcaatataaacatcttcatctcaaacacaggcagtgcgataaaagcatgcaagactcaaagacgctctaaaaccgagttacccttaccttcgtgagtagaagttgggcatgaaaattgcgaacctagaacaaagaaaacacaatcatcaacacaagcttcactaggagcaacacgatctactaatactaatcgaaatcgtaaagaaagcctctaaagcttcagagttcctatttaggcacaaattgacaacggagacttcgttcgctaaaacgagcataactcgagctacataactcagaatgacacgaaaccggcgccaaaatttcgacaattgaaagagctacgcaatggctcaggtcatagagacccaaaaattatttttggacacggtacccaagcaataaggtttcggccactatggaaaatagggttttcgaactttttcttcgatctaaatcaattcacaaggtagttttagggtaaaactaaggcaaagaaattgtcagaacaattttcggacaatcgggtcgaaatacgactatccaggggcatttaggtccaaaataaaggctcaaaacttcaaagttatcagttcggaaaacaaatttgacagcaacgatcctcatgatatccgtgacaacaaatcctaaaggcacgaagtcagattaagtcttttcgacaataaagtttcgaaatgtgagacaaaaagagttttgagtcaatttttcagatcctggacaactgaatcgcaatcagagtttactgacagaggttttagactcaggggaacataaggaacataacccaagcgagaaatcagagaaatcggacaattgtagaaaaagctcaaaacttagagcacagaaacgacttcagaaactcagcagaaacagaaatcagaggcaggattcatgatagttacctcgatacctagaagtagggacgaactgcacgaagattggtcaagttttcgcggaaatctcctccccccttgctccccacgaaatcagccacaaatggaaagaaaatgagaggattttgctttttcgcgctatttataggcgggtgaaatcgcgggaaaatgaaaatttcgcgattccgatttttgcagcacgatcaccgagaaattctaagagagattctggcgtcagaattccagaactcaaaacaaatatctaggatttgggaaaaacgatatcgaaaaactcaaaagcggtgtcggttaatctgccccgaaaaactactttttgctgtgatgctcaaacgacaaaacttccaactgaagaaagattggaaacgtcgaaacaagtctggcaacatggacggaatcttcgttagaagtcccgaatagaaaaagtcttcatccattgctcgaaaatagggtttcgaagcaaagaaattagcgtcggcggacatccgaaaagtgaaacctatcgtgcgtacagtccagagttccgaaatgaaacgctggtcgaaggaaaaataaagaaaatctttaaattttccaaggattcgaaatctcacttaaaacgttgctctaaagcgaaattagcctattctggacacgcttgccataaggcgggtgtgcagacgactcgctctaattcctaaaatgactacgcaacattcctcaagcaattcctgaactttcttcttcattaatctttctcaaatatcaaactcctgtcacgcttacactgattctacgcgtgagtcggaaattagcttgttctgaaaatccaggtcttacaatactaccccccaaaaagaaagtttcgtcctcgaaacttaaggctcagtgaagagttccggatactgttccttcatcctctcttctagttcccaagtagcatcgcccgtgacttggttccaaatcacttttaccagaggaacctgcttgttcctcaactgcttgatcctacgttcctcaatcctcattggtgccacttcaaaagacaagttgtctctaagctgaatatcatcttccttgatgatgtgagagggatcaggaatatacttcctcaattgtgatacgtgtagcacatcatgaatcttggaaagaaaaggtggcaacgcaatccgataagctactttaccgactcgctcgataatctgatacggtccaatgaacttcggtgtcagcttcctcgactttatcgctcttcccactccggtagttggtgtcacgcgaagaaacacatggtctcccgcctcaaactctaactctctccgtcgtgtgtcagcataactcttctgtcgactctgtgacgtcctcatcttctcttgtatttgcttcactttctcagtagtttgttgtactaattcaggtccaacgagaagatgttcgccatcttgaaaccaacataaaggagttctacatctcctcccatacaaagcctcataaggtgccattccaatactagcatgaaaactgttgttataagtaaactcgatcaacggcaacagctcatcccagctttcttgactatccagaacacaggctcgcagcaagtcttccaatgactgtattgtcctctctgtctgtccatccgtctgagggtgataggcagagctcaacctcaacttcgtcccaagcgcctcgtgcaacgccttccagaaatgcgaagtaaacttcggatctctgtcagaaacaatactcgatggtactccatgaagtcgtacaatctcagcgacatacacttttgcaagtgcctccacattgaacgtggtcttcaccggtatgaaatgtgctgacttcgtcagacggtccacaatgacccaaatggaatcaaatctcttcctcgtagctggcaaagctaccacgaaatccatagagatactgtcccacttccactccggcacatcaagtgactgtaacatacccgcaggcttttgatgttctatcttcgccttctgacatgtcagacatgccgccacaaactctgctacattcttcttcattcctggccaccaaaaattcaactttagatcttgatacatctttgtcgatcccggatgaatactcaatctgctcttgtgaccttcgtcaagaatcatccttctcaactccatgtccaatggtacgcagacacgtcctttgcaacgcagaatgttgtcggttcctacctcaaaatccggcgcttttcccaaaatgatcaagttccgtttctcgatcagctcctcatctaacagttgtttcaccttgatctcgttcagaaaatcactagtgatcgtcaccatcccaaagctcaattttccaggtgtcacttgcatacccaaactgaggtcgcgaaaagtctcgataagttccaattccttaatcatcaacgatgaaacatgaattgtctggcgactcagtgcgtctgctacaacatttgcttttcctgggtggtacaacaaagtgaaatcatagtccttgatgaattccacccaacgcctttgtctcatattcagatccttctgatcgaacaggtacttcaagctcttatgatcactaaaaacagtgaaagtgctcccatagagatagtgcctccaaatcttgagcgcaaataccacagccgctaactccaaatcgtgcgtaggatagttccgttcatgtatcttcaattgccttgaagaataagccacagcctttcggtgttgcatcaacacacaacccaaaccttggtacgaagcatcgcagtaaacctcgtagggttccttctcttgtggtaatgtcagaactggcgcggtcgtcaaacgcttcttcatatcttggaaactctgttcacaatcctctgtccaagcaaaaggttggttcttccgggtgagtttcgtcaatggtcctgcaatcttagcaaaaccttcgatgaatcgtcggtaatatccagctaaaccgatgaaactccttatatctgtcacagtcttaggacgctcccatgcaagtaccgcttccactttactgggatccacagcaatgccctcctttgagatgacatgtcctaaaaactttacttcttcgagccaaaattcacactttgtcgcgttagcatacagtaccttatcccgaagaacttgtaatacttgacgtagatgttcctcgtgttcttcacgattcctcgagtagatcaagatgtcgtcgatgaacaccacaacgaagcgatccaagaatggatgaaagatcctattcatgtagtccatgaatacagctggtgcattcgtaactccaaacggcatcaccaagtactcatagtgcccatagcgtgtcctaaacgccgtcttttgaatatcctcatccttgactctaatctggtgatatcccgatctcaggtcaatcttcgagaaaatagcagcacccttcaactgatccatcaaatcgtcaatccttggcaacggataacggttctttatcgtgactttgttcaactgtcgataatccacacaaagtcgcgatcttccgtctttcttcttcacaagcagcactggcgctccccacggagaaacgctaggtcggataaaccccttcttggttaaatcttcgagttgactcttcagctcagtcagttctgccggtgccatacgatacggtgcgattgatataggtccagtgcctgggactatatcaattgtgaactccatatctctgaccggaggtattccaggtacgtcttcggggaacacatcctcgaaatcttgcacaacagcaattccgtgtactccattctccttagcttccaccacggttgtagacatgagagaactcaaagctcctttcctcaaagaaagctttgaaaagtacgagttcaggaactcagcgagtccagcatcgggaaagataactaccttattggcgcaatcaagaagaacatgatgatgggacaaccaatccatgcctatgatcacatccaatcccttgagaggtaaacagattaagtttgctacaaacttcttatctaggtacatccaaggacattccagacatgcagtgttagttactagactcttagatgcaggggtagacactgtcaagtcaaacggtagctttgacacttctagctttaaccttgccgcacaagctatatctataaatgaatgcgtagcaccagaatcaaatagcgcgataagggaattacccgcaatctcgcaggtactgcggatcagaccatcgtcttcctcagcttcagttccactgatcgagtagacccttccaccagcagtaggcctcctagccccagcaacatttgcagcagcctcaactttaggaatcctgcactctgcagcagtgtggcctggcttgttgcagttccaacacgccgcaagactctcagaacagtggttggcatagtgcccctttttgttgcacctgaagcaagtcacatcctcccgattcccagatggggttcttagtgcaattgcatttccaccagtaggataaaaggacccagaagttgtccccctaccctgaggacgaacatacggcttcttctggaaatgcctacccttgtcacctcttccttggttagtcctagccggacctccacttccttggtaaggcttgttcagaccttggaatttgccccttgcattatcaatggcctcaatccccttggtcttctccaccagcacttggtagcgattcagtcctagcggttgcaccgccctctgcagctcataacacagcccctcaatgaatcgctcacacatgtagccttcatcaatctgtcctctaaagtaacggaagtgtttagccaacgactccaactttgcagcatactcagcaacggtcatgcctccttgacggagtctcagaaattgtgcttccttagcggctctagcacttctaggaaagtacttgtccaagaaagctccacggaaacactcccaagtgatggcttgatggtcagcctccatcatagccctagccccacgccaccaatactcagcttcacccgttagcaggtaggttgcataatcaactttcatctctgcagttgtacgcaagaaggtaaagatcttctccaactcttggagccataagtcagcttcttccggatcgaagcccccagagaacttcggcggatcctgacgcttgaaatcattcagacccctggtctgagcagcagctaattcacgttcctcccgctgaacacggcgagcattctcttcagcttggttttgtgcagccaccaaagcagcagtagcagcacgttgagcttcagcttcctcccttgcagcagtgttagtaacttgttgtgccataagggcagtcagattagcaatagcttgctccatcggattcatgctgtctgaaccttgagtctcgatcggttgtggaaacctcctgttcctgttttcatgaacagtcaaagaccacaacagatactcaggccagaacaacacaaagttctataataactaactatgtatatacttatatcaaatgtataattaacaataactagcataaggttattcacttacgaataaccttcaaaaataatctatataaacagtaatcaagcacactcttcctccgattgacaccccatcaatcggtctcagagttcaaacatcttaagcagacactctacccaaaagctctggttttctagaccaaagctctgataccacaattgtaacaccccaatttctcaactgaggagtcacattagtaacctaacaaagtctaaggaccaatctgcaatccctaaaaaccaagggaatttttttctgtaaaacaactaaacacttcggctaaaaggttggaaacataccataactttatttagataacttgtttcccgatatacagtaataatagtttacaataccataagtaaggttcagaataaacatgcgcactttaacagtggcggaagcaagactttaataacagagttctcataaagtaaaagagactccaacataatccacaagaagagaagcaaagctgcttctcatacctctactccaccgcttacaactcgatctccaactcgagtagctatgcatcggcggaaggatctccatcgcctaatagcgttaagcgcccaaacaacaagtagcaaatagaaagggttaactccatgcaattaccatgtataaaagagaaaaatcatgctgttcgaatttaattacctggcatggtaaataactagcaacataactcaactcatatatcaacaacttaaacataaattggactcagataataataacctcaacaatgtaacatcaaatcagatatcaataaaccaatacgaaaatccaacaacatagggtcaggtgttagttccctataatgcaactatatgctgctaacaaaatggatcgatcaatatcgtctctcaagacgggacaatgataggacacacctcctcatcgccacttataacgtcatacatgacgggacaatcataggacacacctcctaatcgccacttaacgtcacacaagacgggacaatcataggacacacctcctgatcgccacttagcatctcgcaagatgggacaatgataggacacacctcctcatcgccacttgactcaagccctatatgccaagtcagacaataacaaagcccacccaaggaccaatccaaagtaaccacatgttccatccactaggaagcagtaacgacagaaaccagtaaacggccgaagcctctcaaaaaaacattttccaaattcagcataataatcataatcatctgccaatcaatataaacatcttcatctcaaacacaggcagtgcgataaaagcatgcaagactcaaagacgctctaaaaccgagttacccttaccttcgtgagtagaagttgggcatgaaaattgcgaacctagaacaaagaaaacacaatcatcaacacaagcttcactaggagcaacacgatctactaatactaatcgaaatcgtaaagaaagcctctaaagcttcagagttcctatttaggcacaaattgacaacggagacttcgttcgctaaaacgagcataactcgagctacataactcagaatgacacgaaaccggcgccaaaatttcgacaattgaaagagctacgcaatggctcaggtcatagagacccaaaaattatttttggacacggtacccaagcaataaggtttcggccactatggaaaatagggttttcg is a window of Lotus japonicus ecotype B-129 chromosome 5, LjGifu_v1.2 DNA encoding:
- the LOC130719073 gene encoding uncharacterized protein LOC130719073 → MASGQVINLDKSMLSVSRNVLDNSFNELKQLLGVKAVESFDKYLGLPTIIGKSKSQIFNFVKDRVWKKLKGWKEKFLSRAGIEVLIKYVAQAIQFYVMSCFVLPDKLCAEIDAMIANFFWGGDATRRGLHWVKWSTMCRHKNDGGLGFRDFKSFNLSLPNGGWNIPLLELVFAPNTVKHILEVPLPMFQGEDCLFWPYTMNGKYSCKSGYKLLQVLTHEDAPSSSRAVTLPPPLWKFFWRTDALPRCKELAWRVIKGVLPVRHSLRVRGVDSDDVCPFYSSEPETSDHVLVRFPAVQPLWFASPLAVRVDQFSSMLELVIAFLSMAEEEHITVFQTWVYALWEARNSQVFDSIHVRMERLLQRVAGLCAAPRPGPAPVVRDQRRLASSRSRPRQGTSKVNLDASYREGEGATYDMVVQNHLGEVLAAAASHPTPAMSALLAEAQGLRWAMVMARELGFMTVCLETDCLQVFNAWNGSSGGSSYLDHIVADCHRLVSQFHSVSISFVRRSGNAVADYLARHASSFLGVVWLEEVPNEVLPLVDSDVLTSMPSST